The Megalops cyprinoides isolate fMegCyp1 chromosome 15, fMegCyp1.pri, whole genome shotgun sequence region AATTTCCACTAGATGGACCCAGGGAGCAGTTCAAACATAAACACCTGATTATCCATGACCAGCTGGCAGAGACTTATGTAGAGAGCAGAGGCTTGGTCCTAACCAGATGCCAGTTCACTAGAAAGAGTTTCAGTCCAAGGTGGAATTGGTGGAACATTTTTTATGTGATTATGTGGGGTTAATTCAGCCGAAGCACAACATCTCAgccttgctgttttttcccctgcgTTAGACAAATATGCTGAAcaaattcctttgtttttggaGGACACCAGTCCATGCACTGTCCTCTTGACTCGACTGAAATGCTTTTCATCAAtagttgatttttaaaaataatatatgtgaTATTTCAAGCAGTTTATGGCCTCTCAATGTTTTGTATGAAATTATTAGAATAATGATGTTAttacaataatgatgataattacTGATGTTAATTTTTTCAATGGTATGAAAAGACACTTTTggtgaaaacaacatgaaaatcaaTTCATCTGATTCCACATATATACAGATGGTAGCGACTATATACAATGAAAAGGAAGGAAcctattgttttattatttcaattttaatcaTTCTTGTAGAAGGTGCTTCCcgaagaaaaatgacaaagtgcAATACAGATTTCTTTGGGAGGAGCCTAGTGTCGGCAAGCTAGTGTTATTCCAGAGATTCCATACCACGCTACTTATCACAGCAAGACTGCAGCTTTTTCCCTCAGTTTCAGATCCttcacaacaaaaatgtgaagcTTTTACTCTATGTGAAATaactccaaaaaacaaaacattcagattattcagaaaaataatataatctGGCTCCAGATTGGTTTGAACTCTGTTGTGTTGATGGCCATtctaaaataaaactgtttgcTCTGTATTCCATGCATACACTGAGCCATCATGATGCATAGCAaaaggtgaaatgaaaatgctctGGGGAGCAGGCAAATATGATTGCAAGAAATATGACAACTCAATCCCCCTGCCGCTGCAGCCTCTCCTGTCTAGTGACTACGCTTGAAAATGGAATGGTATACTTTTTTtagttaacattttttaatagtCCTGCTTTGTCTAATCATTCATCACAAACCTAAgctatgttttaaaaaaggtaaaacaaattTACCAAACTTTACATATATACTATAACAGAACTTCACATTCTAaacacattatgaaaaaaaaaacaaaaacaaatgcagtttaaatcattttaaaataactctCTTTTTGTTATTCACAGGTCTGATATACAGCCATATTGCCtattttgtgtatatacatatatatatatatatactgtagttatatttctttcagtctttcatGTTGTTGTAAAAGCTTGAAAACAAGGCACTTCAGGCAACAGCAATGAAATCACATGCTTTCTACTGCAAAATCCTCCAGTTCACTCATTGGTATAATGTCAAGGTTTCTAGGACTTTCGCTGCCTTTCCCTTTGCCATACGAGGGTTCCTTTGCCTGCTGATCATGTGACACAGGCTCAATGTatggctgtgtctctctgttgcAGTTTTGTCGATAAGCCTCCTGCCTCCAGGGGTCGCCATACTTTTCCTGATCCTCCATGAGAGACGCAGGGGCTGACATCTGGGACGTTGACCTGAGCGGTGGCAAGGAAGAGGTGGGCACTGGCAAAAACCCAGGGTAGAGCATGTAAGGAGGGTTGAGGACCTCCATCGATGACGCGTTTGACAGGTTCCCCTCGGGCGACTGACGCACTGACAGCTGAATGTACTTCCCCGTTTCAGGATcgaaaaacatttttgtcttcacCTGCACGGGCATGTCGACCACAAAGTACTGCCCTGAGTTGGGGTCCTGCAGGAGCTTCCTCTGGGTCATAGGGAAGGACTGCGGGACAACGTTCGTGGCACGGGGGACGTAGCCGGGCTCAATATGGTAGTGGGGCGCTAGTGGCGGGCCGTGCACAGGGCGCTGGGACAGAAAGACGTCAGTGGGGGACGCGGGCATGCTGGCAACAGTGCGAATGGGTTTCTCCTCAGCTTCACTCACGCCCTCAGGATTGGCTTTAGCCTCTGCCTTTTTGATTCTCCTGGTTGTCAGCCTCTTTGCGCGGCGAAGGGCCTTTTCGCTCTTTGGTGGTACAGCTGGCGGTTTGCCAAGAGGCCTTGTGTCATTGAAACTGCAGGCTGAGTCTGGCCTTTCACATGGGTCCTCCAAGTACACAGAACTGGAGACCCTCCCGTCTGTCAGGCCCCCTATGCTTGTTGCAAAACTGTCAATGTCCTCCGACATTGCACTGATGACTGAGTTGGTGTCATCATCGTCCAGGAGTGGATTTCTCCTGTGATAGCCCCTTGGTTCCCTTGCAGTGATAAACTCCGTAGTGGGGATGGCACTGTGCGATCTCATCCGCTGCACTCGGGTTGACGCGATTGCAGGGCTGTGGAGAAGGGGAGCTTCGGTGCATTCTTTCGGGTGGTCACGTTCACCTTCGCCCTTCTCTGAGCCAGTCAAGCTCTCCCTGGAGGAGCCGAGCCTGGAGTCCTCAGGAAACATCTTATGTAGACGTGGTTTCACTGTCTTTGTCACTGGGGACGCCCTGAAGGTGTTGTCCTTCACTTTGAATAAGACTGGCTTCCCCGGAGACGGCGAGGAGGAGTTGGATCGTGGCGTGGGCGTGTGACTCTTGACGTAGTCCGCTGGGCTCTGGGCCCGCCCAGCTTCCTCCACCTCACCACGAGGCAACTCACTTTCCACCTTACTCGGCACCCTCTCCTGCCCTTGAACTGAAGGTACTGGTCTGCCTCTaatttctgtctcattttcatGGCTGCCACTGATTGCATAATATTGTAATACTTCTGTCTGCCCCATGTCCTTCTTATTGTCATCTGGCATATTCTTTTGCTCTGCCTTCTTATCCACTGCACTACGCATATTCCTCAAGGATGGATATTCTGAGGAATCTTGTTCCAGATATTGTGGGGTACCTCCTACTGTTAAATAGGATTCCTTTGTGGGCTCATCAGCATGAACTGGTTGCTTTGAGAAACCAGGAGTTCCTCTCCTACCATTGACCTGCAAGGGTAAGGTGGCTGCTGGATGTTGATTGCGGAGTTCACGAGTACTTCTGTCACTGACATTATGATTTTGCCTATCTTTTGTAACcatctgcattttttccttattttctaATGCTTCTGTTCTGGCATTCTCTTTTCCTTCTGTAGCAAGGAATTCGTATCTCACATTCTTTTCTTTGGTGGTGAGCACTGCAGGATTGGCACGGTCATGTCTTGGAACTACTTCCTGTTTGGGGAAGGGTAGCTCTTGTCTTGCAGCTGCCTTCACTTTAGCTTTGTGTTCTCTCATTGCAagcatctccttctctctttccctcggCATTGATAAAGCCTTCATTTcactttgtttatttgtaacttccattttgtctttgctgtttcCCTTGGGGGCAAACATTTCTTTGAGTGAGCTGTCTTTTTCATCAGAGGCAAACGCTACATGTTTAACATAGTGACCTTGTTTGCCTGGAACTACTACTTCCTTTCTGCTGAGACCTTTAGCCTGGTCTGTTGTAGCAAATGACTCTGGATTTCTATGTACCTTTTCTTTTACTGAAAGAACCTCTGGTTTAACATGTAATATTCCTTTTATTGTACATACTTCCTGTTTAACATCTCCTTTTGATACAATTACTTCCTGTTTAGCtaaatctttttcttttgttgcacTTGCTACCTGTTTAGAAGGTTCTTTTTCTGCAAATTGTTTGTTTCTGATGCCATCTGTATCTTTTGTTGATAGGCTATGCAATGTAGTGTGATCTTTAGCATGGTGTGCGAAAATCTCATTTTTTATtggttctctctcttttgttaCCAGTATTTCCTGTTTAGGTTGGGCTTTTTCTTTTGCTGCAATACCTTCTCTTGTAGCATGGtctgtgattacatttttagaaaGGTCTTGGTAATTTCTTGCAATCAGTTCCTGTTTAGCAGATTTTGTTGCTTCAGTGGCTACTTGTTTTCTATGGTCTTTTTCATTGattgaataaacattttcagtcacGACTTGGTATTTTCTTACAAGGTCCTCAGGTTTAACTTCATCCCTTTCTTTGACTGCATATTCTTTGTTTCTGATATCCTCTCTGCCTATTGTTGTAAGGTTACCCAATTTAGTATCATCTTTTCTTTTACCTGCAAAATTACTACTTCTAATGAGTTCCTTCTCTTTTGGttccttctcttcctgtttgtcaTGATCTTTTGTCTCTATAAATTTCTGTTTATTACCATCCCTCTCTTGAACCAcatattctttgttttcagtatcatctctgtcttttgttttgaagtttCCCGATGTGAGACCACCATTTCCTTTATCTGCAAAATCGCCCTTTCTTATGAGTTCCTTCTCCTGTGATTCAAGTACTTCCTGTTTAATGCCTCCTTTTGTTACTAGTAATTCCTGTTTAATACTGTTCCTTTCTTTGACTGCacattctttgtttttggtgttgtCTCTGTCCATTTCTGTAAAGTTATGTAGCATAGTATCTCCTTTCCCTTCACCTGCATTTCCAGGGGCCTCCTTCTCTTGGATTGCCTGTGCATCCTTTCCAACACTGACTCTCTCTGTTGAAATTGTGTCCCTTTTAGCAAATTCCCTGTCCTTTgctgtgttcatttgcattctagcactttcattttcttttctggcaACTTCCTTTTTATCATCTTCCACCTCCCTTGAAGTAATTGCTTCTTGTTTGTCACCAAGTTTATGAGTGGTTGCATGAACATCCCTGTCAACATTCCCTCTACCTTGTAGTTCAGGTGAACCTTGTTTAGCCTTATAACTTCTATTATTTGTAGCTATTTCAGCATGGGAGCTCTTGTTCTCTTTCAAAGGAAGCACCTCTGCTCTCACCTTGCCTCTTTCATTGCTGGCTGCTACAaaatttgttgaattttgtttcttaattGTTGCCAGTGCTTCCCTTTCAACCTGCTGACTTTCACTGACTGCAACAGGTTCTTTTCTAATATTCTGCAACGATGGAAGTGCATCCAGTCTGACTCCACCTTTCTCTTTGTTCACGAATGAATATTTGGTCTGTTGATTTTCATTCATGCCAACCATGGATGTCTCCTGTGTGACATTTCCTTTGTTAACCTGTAAATCCTTTATAGCATCTACTCTATCTCCTGTAACACATGCTTCTTTACCAATGATACTTTCATTGACTGTGACAGTTTCATTCTTGGTATTTCCCTTGTCCCCTTGAAGCATTTCAGGTACAGCACTGCTTTTGTCTTCCTTTGGAACTTCATGTTTAACTTTGGGAATTTCATTGGCTAACATAGCTTCAGTTTCAGTTGGTGGCATTGGTGGATGTTCATGCCGTGTTACAGGTATTGTGTCCATGTTCGCACGCGCATATTTCTCAGCTTTCTCCTTTCTCCGCCTTGAAAGCACATCCAGTTTAACTTGGTGAGTTTCATCAAAAGCAATCATCTCACCCTGAGCATGTTGTTTTTCACTCATTGCAAGTACTTCCTGCTTACAGTGGACATTTTGATCGTCTGAaacagtttctttggcaacatGTTCTACTTTCAGTAGTGATTTCAAGTCATCCTTGCCTCCTGCCCTACCCGCCACAGGTAAAGGTTGGTGGTGTTCAAATACAGACTGTAGGTGTTGAGTTTCTTTCTCCTTTGATGGAGGTGCCTCTTTTTTAACCTTATCTCTTTCTTTGTTTGCAATGAGTTGCTGATTTTTAGcatctccttcctcttctgctACATGTACTTCCTGTCTGGTCAGGTGATTTTCACCAGTTTTGGTCTTAACATGTTCTCTCTCCCCTGATGGAGACATTTTTTGTGTGACACTCATTCCGTCTTTCTTCGCAAGCTCGTGTTGAGCCTGGTGACTTTCTATGACTGCATTAGCCTCTGATTTTGTGGGTGGTGTTGATGGTTGTTCTTCCCTTCTCACATTTATGCtatttttgtctgcatgtgcataGCTGTCAGGAGGTCCTTGCTTTCTCCTTGCTGTAGCATCTTGTTTGCCATGGTGATtttcacagagagcagctgtttCCTTTTGAATATCCTCTTTCCCTTTTGACATGAATGCTTCCTGTTGAACAGCGACCATGTCTTTGGTTGCTAGTGCATGTTtagatttttctttctcttttattgGAAGTACTTCCTGTTTACCCTTGTGATTGTCACTGACTGCTACAATCTCTTTCTTAATAGTTTCTTTCTCTCCTGGTTGAGCCACTTCCTGCTTAACATTGTCAGTAATCTTGCATTCAAGTCCATGTTTAAGCTGGTTATTTCCATTGCCTGCAACAGCTTCAGTTTTAGTATGTGCTGTTGGTGACAGTTCCGCCTGCCTCACActtattttctctgtgtttgcaaTTTGCTCTTTTTCAGCTGGTTCATTCATTCTCTTTGTTGGAGTTTCCAGTTTAACTTGATGACCTTTAAGGCCAACAATATTATTTTGTGCCAGCTCCTTCTCTGTTGATACAAGTACTTCAGATCCAGCATtagctttttctttgttttcattacttttaGACTCTTCTTTCCCTCTTGTTGTATGCACTGCCAGTTCAGCTGTGTGGGTTTCCTTAACTGAAATAGTCTCTTTTTTAGTAAATTCTGTTGACTTTGATACTTCCGGTGTAAGACTGATTCTATCCTTCTTTAGAGTAACATTACCTTTAGcatcttctttctctcttcgTTCAAAAACATCTGGTTTAGCCAGTTTACTTTCCCTAACTGCAGttggttcatttttaatattttctttctcatttgaTGGATGCACCACTGCCAGTTCAGCTGTGTGGGTTTCCTTAACTGAAATAGTCTCTTTTTTAGTAAATTCTGTTGACTTTGATACTTCCGGTGTAAGACTGATTCTATCCTTCTTTGGAGTAACATTAGCTTTAGcgtcttctttctctcttcgTTCAGAAACATCTGGTTTAGCCAGTTTATTTTCCCTAACTGCAGttggttcatttttaatattttctttctcatttgaTGGATGCACCACTGCCAGTTCAGCTGTGTGGGTTTCCTTAACTGAAATAGTCTCTTTTTTAGTAAATTCTGTTGACTTTGATACTTCCGGTGTAAGACTGATTCTATCCTTCTTTGGAGTAACATTACCTTTAGcgtcttctttctctcttcgTTCAGAAACATCTGGTTTAGCCAGTTTATTTTCCCTAACTGCAGttggttcatttttaatattttctttctcatttgaTGGATGCACCACTGCCAGTTCATCTGTGTGGGTTTCCTTAACTGAAATAGTCTCTTTTTTAGTAAATTCTGTTGACTTTGATACTTCCGGTGTAAGACTGATTCTATCCTTCTTTGGAGTAACATTACCTTTAGcgtcttctttctctcttcgTTCAGAAACATCTGGTTTAGCCAGTTTATTTTCCCTAACTGAAGttggttcatttttaatattttctttctcatttgaTGGATGCACCACTGCCAGTTCAGCTGTGTGGGTTTCCTTAACTGAAATAGTCTCTTTTTTAGTAAATTCTGTTGACTTTGATACTTCCGGTGTAAGACTGATTCTATCCTTCTTTGGAGTAACATTACCTTTAGcgtcttctttctctcttcgTTCAGAAACATCTGGTTTAGCCAGTTTATTTTCCCTAACTGAAGttggttcatttttaatattttctttctcatttgaTGGATGCACCACATTTATGACATTACTGCTAGATGTTTTTGGAAGTGCAGGATCAAGCTGGCGAATTTTGTCGACCACGGCAGCTTCAGTTTTAGTTTGTAGTGGAAATTCTTGATGTCTTGCACTAGTTGCCTCATTGCTTCTAAGAGCATCATTTTCAACATATTCTGGTCTTCCTTTTGAGGGAAAGTCTGTTTTAGCCATTTGACTTTCATCAACAGCAGGCGTTTCCTTTTTAATacattctttctctcttgaTGGAGGTATTTTATGTATAACATTTCCACTGTCCTTGTTTGTTGGAAGTTTGTTTTTAGCTTCTTGAGTTTTGTTCACTACGCtagcttcagttgtagtttgTGATAGAAGTTCCTCTTGTCTAATTTTCACTATGCTTCCTACTGTGTCTTCTgtagcagttttgtttttactaaCTGCAAGAGAACCTGGTGTGTCCTGTTGGTTTTTGTGTAATGctgttgtttcatgtttcatagaCTGTTCCTTATCTCTTGCTGCAGCTACTTTGTCTTTAACCAGATGGTTTTCATTCTTtgtaacagttttattttgaatatctTCAACTGACTGAGGTATTTCCTGTCTAACATTGACTGTTGTCTTGCTTGGAAGtacattattattagcattatttttcttctcactTTTCACAAGTGCACCTTGTTCATACTGACAGGTTTGTTGATCCGCAATAGCATTGTTGGTGTGTTCTACTGACTGAGGTAGTTCTTGTATAAGACTtattctgtctttgtgtgcaaGTAGATCATTTTTAACATCTTCTGTCTCACCTGTTGCAACATCTGATTTAGCCAGGTGATTTTTATCGATTGCAGCTGactcatttttaacattttccctTTCTTGTGATGGAGGTGGTTCATGTATAACATTTCCAATGTCCTTGTTTGGAagttcatgttttgttttgtgggtTACATTCACTGCACTAGCTTCAGTTTTAGTCCGTGATGGAGGTTCCTGTTGTCTAACACCTATTCCCTCCCCGCCCCCAAGTGCATCATTTTCAGCATGCTCATGCTTTCTAATTGCTAATGGATCTAACGTGGCCTGGCGTTCTTCATGTAATGTGATCGTTCCATTTTTGGAACAGTCTTTTTCTCTTGCTACAGCTGTGCTTTCTTTGACCaagtatttttcattgtttgtaacagttttgtttttcatttgctctACAGACTGATGTCCTTCCTGTCTAACATTGCCAGGTGGTATGCTTACAAGTACATCAGTgtcaacattttctttttctctggaTGCAAGTATACCTTGtgtatgttttgaattttcagGATCTGCAAgagctttatttttaatgtgttctaCTAATGGAGGTACTTCCTGGCTAACACTGACTCCTTCTTTGTTCACAGGTACATCATGGCTGGCAATTGCTTTTTCTTCTGTTACAAGCATTTCCTGTTTAGCCTGGCGATTTTCACAGACTTCAGTATGGTCACTTTTAATACGTTCTACTGATGAGAAGGCTGCCTGGCtaatattctctctctctttgttcaAAAGTACATGCTTATCCTGGTGATTTTCATCAATTACAGCAGTTCTGCTCTGagtttctttctctctcggTGGAAGTGCTTCCTTTTTAACCTTatcttcttctttcttttcctcatttttagAATCTTCTGGTTTAGCCATCTGGTTTTCACTGGCTGCAGTAGCTacagttttgttattttcatgaGTGGCATTCCCTCTATCCTTGTTTGCAAGTTCATGTTTGGCCTGCTGAGTTCTGTTGCCTGTAATAGCTTCAATCTTAGCACG contains the following coding sequences:
- the LOC118789904 gene encoding uncharacterized protein LOC118789904 — translated: MNEPAEKEQIANTEKISVRQAELSPTAHTKTEAVAGNGNNQLKHGLECKITDNVKQEVAQPGEKETIKKEIVAVSDNHKGKQEVLPIKEKEKSKHALATKDMVAVQQEAFMSKGKEDIQKETAALCENHHGKQDATARRKQGPPDSYAHADKNSINVRREEQPSTPPTKSEANAVIESHQAQHELAKKDGMSVTQKMSPSGEREHVKTKTGENHLTRQEVHVAEEEGDAKNQQLIANKERDKVKKEAPPSKEKETQHLQSVFEHHQPLPVAGRAGGKDDLKSLLKVEHVAKETVSDDQNVHCKQEVLAMSEKQHAQGEMIAFDETHQVKLDVLSRRRKEKAEKYARANMDTIPVTRHEHPPMPPTETEAMLANEIPKVKHEVPKEDKSSAVPEMLQGDKGNTKNETVTVNESIIGKEACVTGDRVDAIKDLQVNKGNVTQETSMVGMNENQQTKYSFVNKEKGGVRLDALPSLQNIRKEPVAVSESQQVEREALATIKKQNSTNFVAASNERGKVRAEVLPLKENKSSHAEIATNNRSYKAKQGSPELQGRGNVDRDVHATTHKLGDKQEAITSREVEDDKKEVARKENESARMQMNTAKDREFAKRDTISTERVSVGKDAQAIQEKEAPGNAGEGKGDTMLHNFTEMDRDNTKNKECAVKERNSIKQELLVTKGGIKQEVLESQEKELIRKGDFADKGNGGLTSGNFKTKDRDDTENKEYVVQERDGNKQKFIETKDHDKQEEKEPKEKELIRSSNFAGKRKDDTKLGNLTTIGREDIRNKEYAVKERDEVKPEDLVRKYQVVTENVYSINEKDHRKQVATEATKSAKQELIARNYQDLSKNVITDHATREGIAAKEKAQPKQEILVTKEREPIKNEIFAHHAKDHTTLHSLSTKDTDGIRNKQFAEKEPSKQVASATKEKDLAKQEVIVSKGDVKQEVCTIKGILHVKPEVLSVKEKVHRNPESFATTDQAKGLSRKEVVVPGKQGHYVKHVAFASDEKDSSLKEMFAPKGNSKDKMEVTNKQSEMKALSMPREREKEMLAMREHKAKVKAAARQELPFPKQEVVPRHDRANPAVLTTKEKNVRYEFLATEGKENARTEALENKEKMQMVTKDRQNHNVSDRSTRELRNQHPAATLPLQVNGRRGTPGFSKQPVHADEPTKESYLTVGGTPQYLEQDSSEYPSLRNMRSAVDKKAEQKNMPDDNKKDMGQTEVLQYYAISGSHENETEIRGRPVPSVQGQERVPSKVESELPRGEVEEAGRAQSPADYVKSHTPTPRSNSSSPSPGKPVLFKVKDNTFRASPVTKTVKPRLHKMFPEDSRLGSSRESLTGSEKGEGERDHPKECTEAPLLHSPAIASTRVQRMRSHSAIPTTEFITAREPRGYHRRNPLLDDDDTNSVISAMSEDIDSFATSIGGLTDGRVSSSVYLEDPCERPDSACSFNDTRPLGKPPAVPPKSEKALRRAKRLTTRRIKKAEAKANPEGVSEAEEKPIRTVASMPASPTDVFLSQRPVHGPPLAPHYHIEPGYVPRATNVVPQSFPMTQRKLLQDPNSGQYFVVDMPVQVKTKMFFDPETGKYIQLSVRQSPEGNLSNASSMEVLNPPYMLYPGFLPVPTSSLPPLRSTSQMSAPASLMEDQEKYGDPWRQEAYRQNCNRETQPYIEPVSHDQQAKEPSYGKGKGSESPRNLDIIPMSELEDFAVESM